In one window of Gossypium hirsutum isolate 1008001.06 chromosome A01, Gossypium_hirsutum_v2.1, whole genome shotgun sequence DNA:
- the LOC121216381 gene encoding protein kish-like: SALFNFHSFLTVVLLGICTCTFLKMQFPAILEQRTGFRGFFWKAARIGGSSFLLGFLLSGTIEIVMPMFSPL; this comes from the exons TCGGCACTcttcaatttccattcatttTTAACCGTAGTGCTATTGGGAATCTGCACTTGCACTTTCTTGAAGATGCAATTTCCAGCAATCCTTGAACAGAGAACTGG CTTTCGAGGTTTCTTTTGGAAGGCAGCGAGAATAGGTGGGTCTTCTTTTCTGCTGGGTTTTCTTCTTTCTGGTACCATTGAAATAGTCATGCCCATGTTTTCCCCCTTATGA